A DNA window from Malus domestica chromosome 12, GDT2T_hap1 contains the following coding sequences:
- the LOC103449496 gene encoding probable F-box protein At2g36090: MACSSHLPPFAAANEASSASISAVHPDIIQTHILTRLDAPTLASAACTSSELHALASHQLLWANICYSTWPSITTPRVRQVISTFPDGPISFFSDSFPLLGNLNPTTTAATSSGLAPKHHQDHPYELISAVDIYHRGKLILSKVIETETVTGWFRCSPFRIDLLDPKDVVPTHIKYQEGLEADTCRELGDDLTLSWILIDPTGRRALNLSSHAPLSVKRHWLSGELHVQFASILAGQKGTASEHVLCGILVTCGGSEGGEMQVREVSLQVEDMDGMHLNGREGLVILDRALEGRRGRKGRRRVGEGKKRYEEYLQGKKERKERKLRTEGTLDTLCVAFGVFGFFIFWSYILCR; the protein is encoded by the coding sequence ATGGCCTGCTCCTCCCACCTACCGCCGTTCGCCGCCGCCAACGAAGCCAGCTCCGCCTCAATCTCCGCCGTCCATCCGGACATAATCCAAACCCACATCCTCACCCGCCTCGACGCCCCCACGCTAGCCTCCGCCGCCTGCACCTCCTCCGAACTCCACGCGCTGGCCTCCCACCAGCTCCTCTGGGCAAACATCTGCTACTCCACATGGCCCTCCATCACAACGCCACGTGTCCGCCAGGTCATCTCCACGTTCCCCGACGGGcccatctccttcttctccgaCTCCTTCCCGCTCCTCGGCAATCTGAACCCCACCACCACAGCCGCAACCTCCTCTGGTCTCGCGCCAAAACACCATCAGGACCATCCGTACGAATTAATCTCTGCGGTCGATATCTACCACCGCGGGAAGCTGATCCTGAGCAAGGTCATCGAGACGGAGACCGTGACCGGGTGGTTCCGGTGCTCGCCGTTCCGGATTGACCTGCTGGACCCCAAGGACGTGGTCCCCACCCATATCAAGTACCAGGAGGGGCTGGAAGCCGACACGTGTCGCGAACTCGGGGACGATCTCACGCTGAGCTGGATCCTTATCGACCCTACCGGACGTCGGGCGTTGAACCTCTCCAGTCACGCGCCGCTGTCGGTGAAGCGGCACTGGCTGAGCGGTGAGTTGCACGTACAGTTCGCGTCGATTCTGGCCGGGCAGAAGGGGACGGCGTCGGAGCACGTGCTGTGCGGGATATTGGTCACGTGCGGGGGATCGGAGGGAGGGGAGATGCAGGTGAGGGAGGTGAGCTTGCAGGTGGAGGACATGGATGGAATGCATCTGAATGGGAGGGAGGGTTTGGTAATTCTGGATAGGGCGTTGGAGGGcagaaggggaagaaaggggaGGAGGAGGGTGGGGGAAGGAAAGAAGAGGTACGAAGAGTATttgcaggggaagaaggaaaggaaggagaggAAGCTGAGGACTGAAGGGACATTAGATACTTTGTGTGTGGCTTTTGGGGTATttggatttttcattttttggtcaTATATTTTGTGCAGATGA
- the LOC103449546 gene encoding protein trichome birefringence-like 8 → MDLQQSHQPKKLQNFPFPFLIRTELRYAISFFLLLVSSLFILSLVTPFDSQFLADHLGFLSQILPKNNHKLPPGTCDYSYGRWVRDETHPLQSYTENCPFLDPGFRCSQSGRKDEGYRRWRWQPAGCDVLRFNASDFLERSRNGRIVFAGDSIGRNQWESMLCMLAEGASNKSRIYEVNGNPITKHKGFLSMRFQDYNLTVEYYRAPFLVVVGHPPKNSPNQVRTTVKLDQFHWYSKHWVGADVLVFSAGHWWNEGKTAKMGCYFEEDGKVNLTMGAMEAFRRSIQTWKSWVLKNLDPRRTQVFYRSFSPVHYRNGTWNEGGGCDTYSEPETDYKNLAVDPVNNLYISESIKQLEYEKWKVQFLNITYLTEFRKDGHPSKYREPGTPVDAPQDCSHWCLPGVPDTWNELIYATLLAKGFRTK, encoded by the exons ATGGATCTCCAACAATCTCATCAGCCTAAGAAGCTCCAAAATTTCCCCTTTCCATTTCTAATCAGAACGGAACTTCGTTACGCaatctctttcttccttctcctaGTTTCTTCCTTGTTTATTCTCAGTCTCGTAACCCCATTCGACTCTCAGTTTCTAGCCGATCATTTGGGTTTCTTATCCCAAATCCtaccaaaaaataatcacaagttGCCTCCAGGAACTTGTGATTATTCCTACGGCAGATGGGTCCGCGACGAGACTCATCCACTTCAGTCCTACACCGAGAACTGCCCGTTTCTCGACCCTGGCTTCCGGTGCAGCCAGAGTGGTCGAAAAGATGAAGGTTATCGGAGATGGCGGTGGCAACCGGCTGGCTGTGATGTTTTGAG ATTTAACGCAAGCGACTTCTTGGAAAGAAGCAGAAACGGACGGATAGTGTTTGCCGGCGACTCCATCGGAAGGAACCAGTGGGAATCCATGCTATGCATGCTTGCAGAAGGGGCGTCCAACAAGTCTAGAATCTATGAAGTGAATGGGAACCCCATAACAAAACACAAGGGTTTTCTGTCGATGCGGTTCCAGGACTACAACCTCACAGTTGAATATTACAGGGCACCCTTCCTTGTGGTTGTAGGACACCCACCCAAAAATTCACCAAACCAGGTCAGGACCACAGTTAAGCTCGATCAATTCCATTGGTACTCCAAACACTGGGTTGGAGCAGATGTTCTAGTTTTCAGTGCAGGGCACTGGTGGAACGAAGGCAAAACAGCAAAGAT GGGCTGCTACTTTGAGGAAGACGGCAAAGTGAATTTGACAATGGGAGCGATGGAAGCATTCAGGAGGTCTATACAAACCTGGAAATCTTGGGTGCTCAAGAATTTAGACCCTCGAAGGACTCAGGTTTTCTACCGAAGCTTCTCTCCGGTGCATTACAG GAACGGCACATGGAATGAAGGGGGTGGGTGTGATACCTATTCAGAGCCAGAAACAGACTACAAAAATCTTGCAGTTGACCCGGTGAATAATCTCTACATTTCTGAATCAATCAAACAGTTGGAATACGAAAAGTGGAAGGTCCAGTTCTTAAACATCACGTATCTAACAGAGTTCAGGAAGGATGGTCACCCCTCAAAGTATCGTGAGCCAGGAACTCCAGTTGATGCTCCACAAGACTGCAGCCACTGGTGCTTACCCGGAGTGCCTGACACATGGAATGAACTTATTTACGCTACTCTACTGGCAAAAGGATTCAGAACCAAGTAA
- the LOC103449498 gene encoding uncharacterized protein isoform X1 has protein sequence MATKLYHNGFLSPSSSNPWNSLKPARIHDSCNKVVDLDHLLSNWAYPKRRCLIRFSVLEHSNCYSLNLRAEGNWKHCLHSLKSRRTDSLVPLASADDGVTVNGSPQASTSRDVEEIKVKLNQSFQGEDSSDGLVQYLHEAARVFELAMKEQGSLSTSSWFSTAWLSIDRNAWLKTLSYQASVYSLLQAASEIAARGDGRDRDINVFVQRSILRESASLESLIRDQLSAKQPEAYEWFFSEQVPLVVTSFVNYFEGDPRYTAATNVSSKGTHLGSSNASHISLLMLALTCNAAITKLGQAKVSCPHFFSTIPDITGRFMDMLVDFVPIHQAYLSIKDIGLHREFLVHFGPRAAACRVKIDQGSEEVVFWVNLVQRQLQRAIDRERIWSRLTTSESIEVLERDLAIFGFFIALGRSTQSFLSANGFDVLAEPIGGFVRFLIGGSILYYPQLSSISSYQLYVEVVCEELDWLPFFPGISGTPKQSHGRKSKREGPPNYEAIPQALEVCFQWMQSFIKYSKWLEDPSNVKAARFLSRGHNKLVECMEERRILKNENMKSYSNNIAERTRPRTHPPAGKELDTFDKALESVEEAVIRLEKLLQDLHVSSSNSGKEHIQAACSDLEKIRKLKKEAEFLEASFRAKAASLQQEGNRSQSSTNKQQQFFKRKSRKNGGNRAVSKSRSLWSSLMRRPTGKPNHELIGDQSDNELIEQSASSIEFEEPESSKIQRFELLQNELIKLEKRVQMSADQSENEEDLKSVDDSPNYEDDVGAAQLLQVQKKENVIEKSIDKLKEASTDVWQGTQLLAIDVGAAMGLLRRVLIGDELTEKEKKVLQRTLTDLASVVPIGVLMLLPVTAVGHAAMLAAIQRYVPALIPSTYGPERLNLLRQVEKLKEMESSEDSSNENVEELA, from the exons ATGGCCACTAAATTGTACCACAACGGTTTTCTATCTCCAAG CTCTTCAAATCCATGGAATTCGCTTAAACCAGCTAGAATACATGATTCCTGCAACAAAGTGGTTGATTTGGATCACCTATTAAGTAACTGGGCTTATCCAAAGAGAAGATGCCTTATAAGATTTTCTGTGTTAGAGCACAGTAATTGTTATAGTCTTAATCTCCGAGCAGAGGGCAATTGGAAACACTGTCTACATTCTCTAAAATCTAGAAGAACGGATAGCCTGGTTCCACTTGCATCTGCTGATGATGGTGTTACGGTCAATGGGAGTCCCCAAGCTAGCACCAGTAGGGATGTTGAGGAGATAAAAGTCAAGCTTAATCAATCATTTCAAGGTGAAGATTCTAGTGATGGACTTGTCCAATATTTACATGAAGCAGCCAGGGTTTTTGAGTTAGCCATGAAGGAACAGGGTTCATTGTCAACGTCTTCTTGGTTTTCAACTGCATGGCTTAGCATAGACAGAAACGCCTGGCTCAAAACACTGTCTTATCAG GCTTCAGTGTATTCCTTATTGCAAGCAGCGAGCGAGATTGCAGCTCGAGGGGATGGTAGAGACAGAGACATAAATGTTTTTGTCCAAAGGAG TATATTAAGAGAATCTGCTTCCCTTGAGAGCTTAATCCGGGATCAACTATCAGCCAAGCAACCTGAAGCTTATGAGTGGTTTTTCTCTGAGCAAGTGCCGTTGGTGGTAACATCCTTCGTTAATTATTTTGAAGGCGACCCACGCTATACTGCTGCAACCAATGT GTCTAGCAAGGGAACACACTTGGGGTCTAGCAATGCTAGTCACATATCTCTCCTCATGCTTGCACTGACATGCAATGCCGCAATTACAAAACTTGGGCAAGCAAAAGTTTCTTGCCCTCATTTCTTTTCGACAATCCCAGATATAACTGGTAGATTCATGGACATGCTGGTTGATTTTGTTCCTATACACCAGGCTTATCTTTCTATAAAGGATATAGGTCTGCACAGGGAGTTCCTTGTTCATTTTGGTCCTCGAGCTGCAGCATGTAGAGTAAAAATTGATCAAGGTTCAGAAGAAGTTGTTTTCTGGGTGAATCTTGTACAGAGGCAGCTGCAGCGAGCTATAGATAGAGAACGAATATGGTCAAGACTAACAACATCTGAAAGTATTGAG GTATTGGAGAGGGATCTGGCTATATTTGGATTCTTTATTGCCTTGGGTAGAAGCACACAGTCCTTTCTATCGGCAAATGGATTTGATGTGTTAGCTGAACCGATTGGAGGCTTTGTTAG GTTCTTGATTGGGGGCAGCATCTTATACTATCCTCAGCTTTCATCAATAAGTTCTTATCAATTGTATGTAGAG GTAGTCTGTGAAGAGCTAGACTGGCTTCCATTTTTTCCAGGCATTTCAGGCACCCCAAAACAATCACATGGGCGTAAAAGTAAACGGGAAGGACCTCCCAATTATGAAGCAATTCCCCAAGCTTTAGAAGTATGTTTTCAGTGGATGCAGAGTTTTATCAAATACAGTAAATGGCTGGAGGACCCTTCTAATGTTAAGGCAGCGAGATTCTTGTCTAGAGG GCACAACAAATTGGTGGAGTGTATGGAAGAACGCCGTATATTAAA gaatgaaaatatgaaaagcTATAGCAATAACATTGCTGAGAGGACTAGACCTAGAACTCATCCACCAGCTGGGAAAGAATTGGATACTTTTGACAAG GCCTTGGAGAGTGTTGAAGAAGCCGTGATAAGACTAGAAAAGTTGCTTCAGGATTTACATGTATCAAGTTCGAACTCAGGAAAAGAGCATATACAAGCTGCTTGTTCTGACCTTGAGAAGATAAGGAAGCTTAAAAAAGAGGCTGAATTTCTGGAGGCATCTTTCCGAGCAAAAGCAGCTTCCCTTCagcag GAAGGTAATCGCTCCCAGTCTTCTACTAACAAGCAGCAACAGTTCTTTAAAAGGAAAAGTAGAAAGAATGGGGGCAATAG AGCTGTCAGTAAATCTCGCAGTTTGTGGAGCTCCCTAATGCGCCGTCCAACTGGAAAGCCCAATCATGAGTTGATTGGGGATCAATCT GATAATGAACTTATTGAGCAGAGTGCTTCAAGTATTGAATTTGAAGAGCCAGAATCAAGTAAGATTCAGCGTTTTGAACTTTTACAGAATGAGCTGATAAAACTTGAAAAACGGGTGCAAATGAGTGCTGATCAATCAGAAAATGAGGAG GATCTTAAGTCTGTTGATGATAGTCCTAACTATGAGGATGATGTCGGAGCTGCTCAACTACTCCAGGTTCAGAAGAAAGAGAATGTCATTGAAAAATCGATTGACAAGCTAAAAGAAGCTAGCACG GATGTGTGGCAAGGAACTCAATTGCTAGCTATTGACGTTGGTGCTGCTATGGGGTTGCTTAGAAGGGTCTTGATTGGAGATGAActgacagaaaaagaaaaaaaagttctaCAGAGAACTCTGACCGACTTAGCATCAGTTGTTCCTATCGGTGTTTTAATGCTTCTTCCA GTCACTGCAGTTGGACATGCAGCAATGTTGGCTGCTATTCAGAGATATGTACCAGCTCTG ATACCATCAACATATGGTCCGGAAAGGTTGAATCTCTTGAGGCAGGTTGAGAAACTGAAGGAAATGGAAAGCAGTGAAGACAGTTCCAACGAAAATGTGGAGGAACTAGCCTGA
- the LOC103449498 gene encoding uncharacterized protein isoform X2, which yields MATKLYHNGFLSPSSSNPWNSLKPARIHDSCNKVVDLDHLLSNWAYPKRRCLIRFSVLEHSNCYSLNLRAEGNWKHCLHSLKSRRTDSLVPLASADDGVTVNGSPQASTSRDVEEIKVKLNQSFQGEDSSDGLVQYLHEAARVFELAMKEQGSLSTSSWFSTAWLSIDRNAWLKTLSYQASVYSLLQAASEIAARGDGRDRDINVFVQRSILRESASLESLIRDQLSAKQPEAYEWFFSEQVPLVVTSFVNYFEGDPRYTAATNVSSKGTHLGSSNASHISLLMLALTCNAAITKLGQAKVSCPHFFSTIPDITGRFMDMLVDFVPIHQAYLSIKDIGLHREFLVHFGPRAAACRVKIDQGSEEVVFWVNLVQRQLQRAIDRERIWSRLTTSESIEVLERDLAIFGFFIALGRSTQSFLSANGFDVLAEPIGGFVRFLIGGSILYYPQLSSISSYQLYVEVVCEELDWLPFFPGISGTPKQSHGRKSKREGPPNYEAIPQALEVCFQWMQSFIKYSKWLEDPSNVKAARFLSRGHNKLVECMEERRILKNENMKSYSNNIAERTRPRTHPPAGKELDTFDKALESVEEAVIRLEKLLQDLHVSSSNSGKEHIQAACSDLEKIRKLKKEAEFLEASFRAKAASLQQEGNRSQSSTNKQQQFFKRKSRKNGGNRIMNLLSRVLQVLNLKSQNQVRFSVLNFYRMS from the exons ATGGCCACTAAATTGTACCACAACGGTTTTCTATCTCCAAG CTCTTCAAATCCATGGAATTCGCTTAAACCAGCTAGAATACATGATTCCTGCAACAAAGTGGTTGATTTGGATCACCTATTAAGTAACTGGGCTTATCCAAAGAGAAGATGCCTTATAAGATTTTCTGTGTTAGAGCACAGTAATTGTTATAGTCTTAATCTCCGAGCAGAGGGCAATTGGAAACACTGTCTACATTCTCTAAAATCTAGAAGAACGGATAGCCTGGTTCCACTTGCATCTGCTGATGATGGTGTTACGGTCAATGGGAGTCCCCAAGCTAGCACCAGTAGGGATGTTGAGGAGATAAAAGTCAAGCTTAATCAATCATTTCAAGGTGAAGATTCTAGTGATGGACTTGTCCAATATTTACATGAAGCAGCCAGGGTTTTTGAGTTAGCCATGAAGGAACAGGGTTCATTGTCAACGTCTTCTTGGTTTTCAACTGCATGGCTTAGCATAGACAGAAACGCCTGGCTCAAAACACTGTCTTATCAG GCTTCAGTGTATTCCTTATTGCAAGCAGCGAGCGAGATTGCAGCTCGAGGGGATGGTAGAGACAGAGACATAAATGTTTTTGTCCAAAGGAG TATATTAAGAGAATCTGCTTCCCTTGAGAGCTTAATCCGGGATCAACTATCAGCCAAGCAACCTGAAGCTTATGAGTGGTTTTTCTCTGAGCAAGTGCCGTTGGTGGTAACATCCTTCGTTAATTATTTTGAAGGCGACCCACGCTATACTGCTGCAACCAATGT GTCTAGCAAGGGAACACACTTGGGGTCTAGCAATGCTAGTCACATATCTCTCCTCATGCTTGCACTGACATGCAATGCCGCAATTACAAAACTTGGGCAAGCAAAAGTTTCTTGCCCTCATTTCTTTTCGACAATCCCAGATATAACTGGTAGATTCATGGACATGCTGGTTGATTTTGTTCCTATACACCAGGCTTATCTTTCTATAAAGGATATAGGTCTGCACAGGGAGTTCCTTGTTCATTTTGGTCCTCGAGCTGCAGCATGTAGAGTAAAAATTGATCAAGGTTCAGAAGAAGTTGTTTTCTGGGTGAATCTTGTACAGAGGCAGCTGCAGCGAGCTATAGATAGAGAACGAATATGGTCAAGACTAACAACATCTGAAAGTATTGAG GTATTGGAGAGGGATCTGGCTATATTTGGATTCTTTATTGCCTTGGGTAGAAGCACACAGTCCTTTCTATCGGCAAATGGATTTGATGTGTTAGCTGAACCGATTGGAGGCTTTGTTAG GTTCTTGATTGGGGGCAGCATCTTATACTATCCTCAGCTTTCATCAATAAGTTCTTATCAATTGTATGTAGAG GTAGTCTGTGAAGAGCTAGACTGGCTTCCATTTTTTCCAGGCATTTCAGGCACCCCAAAACAATCACATGGGCGTAAAAGTAAACGGGAAGGACCTCCCAATTATGAAGCAATTCCCCAAGCTTTAGAAGTATGTTTTCAGTGGATGCAGAGTTTTATCAAATACAGTAAATGGCTGGAGGACCCTTCTAATGTTAAGGCAGCGAGATTCTTGTCTAGAGG GCACAACAAATTGGTGGAGTGTATGGAAGAACGCCGTATATTAAA gaatgaaaatatgaaaagcTATAGCAATAACATTGCTGAGAGGACTAGACCTAGAACTCATCCACCAGCTGGGAAAGAATTGGATACTTTTGACAAG GCCTTGGAGAGTGTTGAAGAAGCCGTGATAAGACTAGAAAAGTTGCTTCAGGATTTACATGTATCAAGTTCGAACTCAGGAAAAGAGCATATACAAGCTGCTTGTTCTGACCTTGAGAAGATAAGGAAGCTTAAAAAAGAGGCTGAATTTCTGGAGGCATCTTTCCGAGCAAAAGCAGCTTCCCTTCagcag GAAGGTAATCGCTCCCAGTCTTCTACTAACAAGCAGCAACAGTTCTTTAAAAGGAAAAGTAGAAAGAATGGGGGCAATAG GATAATGAACTTATTGAGCAGAGTGCTTCAAGTATTGAATTTGAAGAGCCAGAATCAAGTAAGATTCAGCGTTTTGAACTTTTACAGAATGAGCTGA